One Victivallis lenta DNA window includes the following coding sequences:
- a CDS encoding transposase has protein sequence MYRKSRHADELPEIGLYFEGRLNPENCGVKLAARLLRHELEADSAKHFKSSERGEVALNVRMAMGALLVKEFPGVSDRAVVDAVSENPYLQYFLGFKRFQTEPPFNASLMTNFRKRLSAKVVNRFNEKVIELARHNTHPEDVPPPDDGGKPDFDTSSSEPKNAGTILRDATCAPSNIKYPTDLNLVNDARELTENIIDQLRKQQVNPLPHPRTKPQICRKRYLEIIKRPKYGVVKRSSALRFLLNAVRRNLKLQLQSDSIGGGTVEQIRTIRMVHDQQREMPDQKTRRVEHRIVSLHQPHVRPIVCGKAGHETEFGAKLTAGLADGYTRNCNYDFDGRLDPWETSGCKDFGFLFSGNPVEYL, from the coding sequence ATGTATCGAAAATCGCGTCACGCTGATGAATTGCCGGAAATCGGCTTGTATTTTGAAGGTCGTTTAAATCCCGAAAACTGCGGGGTGAAACTGGCCGCTCGTTTGCTGCGGCATGAGCTTGAAGCCGATTCTGCCAAGCATTTCAAAAGCAGTGAACGCGGTGAAGTGGCGCTGAATGTTCGTATGGCGATGGGTGCGCTGTTAGTCAAAGAATTTCCTGGCGTGAGTGATCGCGCCGTGGTCGATGCGGTGAGCGAAAATCCGTACCTGCAATACTTTCTCGGTTTCAAACGATTTCAAACGGAACCGCCTTTCAACGCTTCATTGATGACCAATTTTCGAAAACGTCTCTCCGCAAAAGTCGTCAATCGTTTCAATGAGAAAGTCATTGAACTGGCTCGGCACAATACTCATCCTGAGGATGTTCCCCCTCCGGATGACGGCGGGAAGCCGGATTTCGACACAAGTTCCAGCGAGCCGAAAAACGCCGGAACGATTCTTAGAGACGCAACATGCGCACCGTCGAACATCAAATATCCGACTGATTTGAATCTGGTCAATGACGCTCGTGAACTTACCGAAAATATCATCGACCAATTGCGGAAACAGCAGGTCAATCCTTTGCCACATCCGCGTACCAAGCCACAAATCTGTCGCAAGCGATATCTTGAAATCATCAAGCGCCCCAAGTATGGCGTTGTCAAACGGAGCAGCGCATTGCGCTTTCTCCTGAATGCGGTTCGACGAAATCTCAAGCTTCAGCTGCAATCAGATTCAATCGGCGGAGGCACAGTTGAACAAATCCGGACGATTCGCATGGTTCACGACCAGCAGCGGGAAATGCCGGATCAGAAAACCCGCCGTGTTGAGCACAGGATCGTCAGTTTGCATCAGCCGCATGTGCGTCCGATTGTGTGCGGAAAGGCCGGACACGAAACCGAATTCGGTGCGAAACTGACCGCCGGTCTGGCAGACGGATACACACGTAATTGCAATTACGATTTTGACGGCCGACTTGATCCGTGGGAAACAAGTGGCTGCAAGGATTTTGGTTTTCTCTTTTCCGGCAATCCCGTGGAGTATCTATAA